In the genome of Candidatus Methylomirabilota bacterium, one region contains:
- a CDS encoding arsinothricin resistance N-acetyltransferase ArsN1 family A, with protein MTTPPILTRIATAADAEAIAAIYNQGIADRIATFETEPRTAEQIAALLADKGDRYPTVVAERDGRLVAWAGAGAYRSRPAYSGVAEHSVYVARAARGTGAGRVTLNALCQLYAERGFWKIVSRIFPENIASLTLHEKCGFRVVGVYHRHGKLEGQWRDCVIVERLLDRAGDVEPP; from the coding sequence ATGACCACGCCCCCGATCCTCACCCGGATCGCCACCGCGGCGGATGCCGAGGCCATTGCCGCGATCTACAACCAGGGCATCGCCGACCGGATCGCGACCTTCGAGACCGAGCCCCGGACCGCGGAACAGATCGCCGCGTTGCTCGCCGACAAGGGCGACCGGTACCCTACGGTGGTGGCCGAGCGGGACGGGCGGCTCGTGGCCTGGGCCGGCGCGGGGGCATATCGGAGCCGGCCGGCCTATTCGGGCGTGGCGGAGCACTCCGTCTACGTCGCCCGCGCGGCTCGCGGCACCGGGGCCGGCCGCGTCACGTTGAACGCGCTGTGCCAGCTCTACGCCGAGCGAGGGTTCTGGAAGATCGTCTCGCGGATCTTTCCCGAGAACATCGCCAGCCTCACCCTCCACGAGAAGTGCGGCTTCAGGGTGGTGGGGGTCTACCACCGCCACGGCAAGCTCGAGGGACAGTGGCGGGACTGTGTCATCGTGGAGCGATTGCTCGACCGAGCCGGTGACGTCGAGCCACCTTGA
- a CDS encoding MFS transporter, producing the protein MRALAPGGSAWLAAICISRVGSFMVYIAYAATLPVLQREWHLSGTAAGTIASAFQVTYAVSLMGCSSLADRVGARRVFLAGTVTSAVVAAVFAMYARDYWSGLWLYTLLALTQGSMYTTGILLVAENVPVERRGRAMGAYLAGHSLGLAVALMLAGAAIPRGGYVLAFWLLAVGSIVGGAVAWIAVRSTANVITSRAAGQRFVGEVLRNRPAMLLIAGYTFHSWELLGMWAWTPAFLAACFVAAGAELSRGAGLGAYMTSLFHLTGMVAAFLAGVFADRFGRTPIILIMAAVSAACSLVFGWLIGASLALIVSVGLIYGFAALGDSPIYSTAITEVVAPAYRGSALALRSLLGYGAGAIAPLLFGAILDWHGIQTAGAWGWAFVSLGLAGLGAVFSAILLYRTTGARVLHRGPAHRDSALGVSSR; encoded by the coding sequence ATGAGGGCTCTCGCGCCCGGTGGATCGGCATGGCTGGCTGCGATCTGCATCTCGCGCGTCGGCTCGTTCATGGTCTACATCGCCTACGCCGCGACCCTGCCGGTCCTGCAGCGAGAATGGCATCTGTCCGGGACCGCGGCGGGAACCATCGCGTCGGCATTCCAGGTCACCTATGCCGTCTCCCTGATGGGCTGCTCGAGCCTCGCCGACCGCGTGGGCGCTCGCCGGGTGTTTCTCGCCGGCACGGTGACGTCGGCGGTCGTGGCGGCCGTCTTCGCGATGTACGCGCGGGACTACTGGTCGGGCCTCTGGCTCTATACGCTGCTGGCCCTGACGCAGGGGAGCATGTACACGACCGGCATTCTCCTCGTCGCCGAGAACGTGCCCGTCGAGCGGCGAGGTCGAGCCATGGGCGCCTATCTGGCCGGCCATTCCCTCGGTCTGGCCGTGGCGTTGATGCTGGCGGGTGCCGCCATTCCGCGGGGCGGTTACGTGCTCGCGTTCTGGCTTCTCGCGGTCGGGTCCATCGTCGGTGGTGCGGTCGCCTGGATCGCAGTCCGCTCGACCGCCAACGTCATCACGTCACGGGCCGCGGGTCAGCGGTTTGTCGGCGAGGTGCTCCGCAACCGGCCGGCCATGCTGCTGATCGCGGGCTACACCTTCCACTCCTGGGAGCTGCTGGGCATGTGGGCGTGGACGCCCGCGTTCCTGGCCGCGTGCTTCGTGGCCGCCGGCGCGGAGCTGAGCCGCGGCGCCGGTCTCGGCGCCTACATGACGTCGCTGTTTCATCTGACCGGGATGGTGGCGGCATTTCTCGCCGGGGTGTTCGCCGACCGGTTCGGGCGCACGCCGATCATCCTCATCATGGCGGCCGTCAGCGCCGCCTGCTCGCTGGTCTTTGGATGGCTCATCGGAGCTTCTCTGGCTCTGATCGTCAGCGTGGGCCTCATCTATGGCTTCGCGGCCCTGGGAGACTCGCCGATCTATTCCACCGCGATCACCGAGGTGGTCGCCCCCGCCTACCGCGGCTCCGCGCTGGCCCTGCGGTCCCTCCTGGGCTACGGAGCCGGAGCCATCGCGCCCCTGCTGTTCGGCGCCATCCTCGACTGGCACGGGATCCAGACTGCCGGTGCCTGGGGTTGGGCTTTCGTGAGCCTCGGTCTCGCCGGGCTCGGCGCCGTCTTCTCGGCCATTCTGCTGTACCGGACGACGGGGGCCCGGGTCCTGCACCGAGGCCCGGCGCACCGAGACTCCGCGCTCGGCGTGTCCTCGCGATGA